In Armatimonadota bacterium, the genomic stretch TTCAAGACAGGAAGTGCAGAGTCAGAAAAGATGGCGATGCGCAGGGGTTTGTTCACTCGAGGTTGATCCTATTTTGACTACTTGTTGCCCTGAAAAAGCAGAACACACGGATAAGAACCTTCATCCGTGTGCCAAAAGTTTGCGAGTATGGGACTTTAGTCGGTAACTCGGCCGTGAGATTCAACGAACTTGACTACGCCGCTCAGTCGGAATCGTCGTTGTCCGCCTTGTGTTCGGTGATGCTCCAGCCAATTTCGATTAGTGTAGCGTCGAACAGTTGCAGGGCAAACGCCGAGCAAGCGGCTGACCTCTTCAAGAGTCAATTCTGGGTCCAGAAGTCGTTGGATGAGCTCTTGCCGAGACTCCTTGAATTCGCCCGTGTAGTAGTTTGCAGTGACCTTGTCGTCAAAAAATGTTGAAAGAAACTCGATGTTTCGTGGGAGCCGAGACCAAATCGCCTGAAGTTCTGGATCGATCGTTGGTTCGGATGTCTCAGCCTTGCGAACACGGCGAGGGCGTGGGGAAGAAAGGTTCTCGCCAGAAGCATCTTGCTTGCGTGCAACTCGCGGTGCTTTTGTCGCCGCAGGCTTAGCTGATTTTTTTCCTAAAAATTCGCCAATAGAAGGAAGCTTAAAATCTTCGTCGCTGTCGATTTCTGCAGCGAGGGGCTCTTTCTTATCTTCCCTAAATGCACTCTCAATATAAGCTAATGGATCAAACTCTTCCTGAGTAGTCAAAACGGACTCCTGTCGGGGGCTCATCAGGTTCTATGATACTCAATTCATGCGGTCCAATGCACAACATTTCCCTCAAGAAATATACATTGAGTCGCCGAAACTAAGAAACCTGTAGCCGTTCCGAACTGCATCATTGTACGCTGAAATCACAGCCTCGCGCGAGGCCATCGCCGAGATCATCATCAACATGGTCGTCTTGGGCAAGTGGAAGTTTGTGAACATCGCCTCAACGACTTGAAACTTGTATCCCGGTTTGATGAAAATCTGGGTGTTTTTTTCTCCGGATGCTACCCGGCGAGTTCCAATCGCAAACGACTCTAAGGTCCGCACCGACGTCGTGCCAACCGCGATGATTCGGCCCATTGAGGAATTGATCGTCTCGGCGGCTTCGTCAGAAATGCGGCACGTTTCACCATGCATAACGTGTTCATCCAGATTTTCGACCGCGACAGGGCGAAAGGTGTCGATCCCAACATCAAGCGTGACTTCGGCGAATTTGACGCCGTTCGACTTGAGTTTCGCGATCAGTTCCTCGGAGAAATGTAGCGCGGCGGTCGGCGCAGCACTGCTCCCGCCGACTTTGTTGAACACCGTCTGATACCGCTCTGGGGAATCCAAACGGTGGTGGATGTATGGCGGCAAAGGCACTTCGCCGAACTGCTCCATCGCTTCCCCGAAGTTGCTGAGTTCGTCGAACCGGATGATCTTCTGTCCTTCGCCAGCATCCTTGAGGATCGTTGCCCTTAGTCCGTGTCCAAATTCAACGATCGCGCCAGGACGAAGTCGTTTGCCAGGGCGCATCAAGGCTCGAAAAGTGAACGGCTCTGGTTCGTTGCTGAGCACCAAAGCTTCAACTTTCCCGCCGGTAGTTTTCTCGCCGAACAACCGCTTTGCGGTCACCCGAGTGTTGTTGACCACGAGCAGATCTCCGGGATGGAGAAACTCCAAAATGTCTTTGAATTGACGATGTTCCACCGCCCCGGATTCTTTGTTGAGGCACAAAAGTCTGCTGGCAGATCGATCTTCAAGCGGTTCCTGCGCGATCAGCTCTTCTGGGAGCTCAAAGTCAAAATCAGACAGATTCAACCGAGCATCTCCGCAAGTTCTGGCAATGATCGAATAACGAAGCGATCGAATTCGTCTTCGACACGATGAGACTTCTCGGACGCTGACGGGCAAAGCCAGGCCGAATGCATTCCGAAGGTCTTCGCTCCCTGGAGATCGTCGATCGGATCATCCCCAACGTGCAACACATCGATGGGGTCGCAGTTCATCCGCTCGCAGAATGCCTGAAAGATTCCGGGTTCAGGCTTCTCGACCCCTTCTTCCAACGATGCGATCACGACTTCGAAATATTGGGACAAATTCTTTGCGTCTATCAAGCGGTGGAGCGACCGATCCCAGTTGCTGCAGACGGCTAGGCGGTGACCCTTCGATTTGAGCATTTCAAGGCCTTCAACCGTGCCTTGGATAAGTGAAAACCACCGATCCGTATGGTAGAGCTGGTGTTCGGCTTCGGTGCGGACCGGTTCAACCCAATGTTGTGGCGCACCGACAGCGTCCAGCCACAAGCGCGTTTGCTCTCTCCAAAACTCATCGAGGACTTCAGTTGATCGCTCGGTGTTGAGTTGCTGGAAGAGCGGCCAACGTGGCGCAAGGATCGCATCGTACTGATTCGCAGCGGAATCCGGCAGTTCTAGCCCAGCATCTGCGGCGCATGCGACAGCAAACCGTCCGGGATTCCATCGAACTTCCATCAGGGTGTTCGCGCAGTCTAGAGAGATGATTCTGGGCTTCAATTGCCACAAAAGGTACCCTTTATCGCCGAAATAGCCTAGTTAAGGAAACTAGAGTAACCGAGAACCGGTAGTAGGCGTCATGATGCTAGCGTTGATGCATCATTGACCTACAAGAGTATTTTTATGAAATCCCGATTTATCCTTGCGACCTTGCTTGGTGCCATTGTTGTTGGTGCCAATGCCGCTGCCGATTCTGCGAATCTTCACCTTCG encodes the following:
- the queA gene encoding tRNA preQ1(34) S-adenosylmethionine ribosyltransferase-isomerase QueA: MNLSDFDFELPEELIAQEPLEDRSASRLLCLNKESGAVEHRQFKDILEFLHPGDLLVVNNTRVTAKRLFGEKTTGGKVEALVLSNEPEPFTFRALMRPGKRLRPGAIVEFGHGLRATILKDAGEGQKIIRFDELSNFGEAMEQFGEVPLPPYIHHRLDSPERYQTVFNKVGGSSAAPTAALHFSEELIAKLKSNGVKFAEVTLDVGIDTFRPVAVENLDEHVMHGETCRISDEAAETINSSMGRIIAVGTTSVRTLESFAIGTRRVASGEKNTQIFIKPGYKFQVVEAMFTNFHLPKTTMLMMISAMASREAVISAYNDAVRNGYRFLSFGDSMYIS
- a CDS encoding HAD-IIIA family hydrolase, with amino-acid sequence MEVRWNPGRFAVACAADAGLELPDSAANQYDAILAPRWPLFQQLNTERSTEVLDEFWREQTRLWLDAVGAPQHWVEPVRTEAEHQLYHTDRWFSLIQGTVEGLEMLKSKGHRLAVCSNWDRSLHRLIDAKNLSQYFEVVIASLEEGVEKPEPGIFQAFCERMNCDPIDVLHVGDDPIDDLQGAKTFGMHSAWLCPSASEKSHRVEDEFDRFVIRSLPELAEMLG
- a CDS encoding helix-turn-helix domain-containing protein produces the protein MSPRQESVLTTQEEFDPLAYIESAFREDKKEPLAAEIDSDEDFKLPSIGEFLGKKSAKPAATKAPRVARKQDASGENLSSPRPRRVRKAETSEPTIDPELQAIWSRLPRNIEFLSTFFDDKVTANYYTGEFKESRQELIQRLLDPELTLEEVSRLLGVCPATVRRYTNRNWLEHHRTQGGQRRFRLSGVVKFVESHGRVTD